One window of Candidatus Eisenbacteria bacterium genomic DNA carries:
- a CDS encoding TIGR00366 family protein, with amino-acid sequence MGLQESFSRAAVRLNDGTQRWIPGAFTIAWILTLLVLVLAITVGRASFTESVRYWGDGFWELLPFSMQMCLVMFTGSIVAVSPPAARLLSWLASLPRTPRQTIALMAILSMLLALFHWGLSIVGSAVLLREIGRRRTAVDWRLLVAAAYLGMGTTWHAGLSASAPLLVATPGHFLEKEIGLIPVQQTLFAPFNLVLVAVVMVVLAVLTPLLHPSPDRAVTIQPGQLDAIRLFRPPARPVGPEGRTVAARLEHSRWVNWTFGALALVWLGTYLMRPSHHVTLNTLNFVMMGLAVALHPSAASLVEAAEDAGKLVFGIILQFPLYAGMYGVIQETRLAEALAGAFTAVADGRTYPLLVYWYSGIVNYFVPSGGSKWAIEAPYILAAGDSLGVPAAKVVTAYAWGDMMTDIIQPFWAIPLLAAARLDFREILGFCMILFAVYVPIVSLAFLLFPR; translated from the coding sequence ATGGGCCTCCAGGAATCCTTCTCGCGGGCCGCGGTCCGCCTGAACGACGGGACCCAGCGCTGGATCCCCGGCGCGTTCACGATCGCGTGGATCCTGACGCTCCTCGTGCTCGTCCTCGCCATCACGGTGGGGCGGGCGTCCTTCACGGAGAGCGTGCGCTACTGGGGCGACGGCTTCTGGGAGCTGCTGCCCTTCTCCATGCAGATGTGCCTCGTGATGTTCACGGGGTCCATCGTTGCCGTCTCGCCTCCCGCCGCGCGGCTCCTCTCGTGGCTCGCGTCTCTGCCGCGCACGCCCCGCCAGACGATCGCGCTCATGGCGATCCTGTCGATGCTCCTCGCGCTCTTCCACTGGGGGCTCAGCATCGTGGGGAGCGCGGTGTTGCTCCGCGAGATCGGCAGGCGGCGCACGGCGGTGGACTGGAGGCTCCTCGTCGCGGCGGCCTATCTCGGGATGGGAACCACCTGGCACGCGGGTCTCAGCGCGTCGGCGCCGCTCCTCGTCGCGACGCCGGGCCACTTCCTCGAGAAGGAGATCGGGCTGATCCCGGTCCAGCAGACGCTCTTCGCGCCGTTCAACCTGGTGCTCGTCGCGGTGGTGATGGTGGTGCTCGCGGTGCTCACGCCGCTCCTCCATCCGTCACCGGACCGGGCGGTCACGATCCAGCCGGGGCAGCTGGACGCGATCCGGCTCTTCCGGCCGCCGGCGCGCCCGGTCGGACCCGAAGGAAGAACGGTCGCGGCCCGGCTCGAGCATTCACGCTGGGTGAACTGGACCTTCGGCGCGCTGGCGCTCGTCTGGCTCGGGACGTACCTCATGCGGCCGTCGCATCACGTCACGCTCAACACGCTCAACTTCGTGATGATGGGTCTCGCGGTCGCGCTCCATCCCTCGGCGGCATCGCTCGTCGAGGCGGCGGAGGACGCGGGGAAGCTCGTCTTTGGAATCATCCTCCAGTTCCCGCTCTACGCGGGGATGTACGGCGTGATTCAGGAGACCCGTCTGGCCGAAGCCCTGGCAGGCGCCTTCACGGCCGTGGCGGACGGGCGGACGTACCCGCTCCTCGTCTACTGGTACTCGGGGATCGTGAACTACTTCGTTCCCTCGGGCGGATCGAAGTGGGCGATCGAGGCGCCGTACATCCTCGCGGCCGGCGACTCCCTCGGCGTGCCCGCGGCCAAGGTGGTGACCGCGTACGCGTGGGGGGACATGATGACCGACATCATCCAGCCCTTCTGGGCGATCCCCTTGCTCGCGGCAGCACGCCTCGACTTCCGCGAGATACTCGGGTTCTGCATGATCCTCTTCGCCGTGTACGTGCCGATCGTGTCGCTCGCGTTCCTGCTGTTCCCGCGATAG